A segment of the Chryseobacterium scophthalmum genome:
TCGAAAATTACAGAACAGGATTTTTATGGAAACTATTCATGAATGCTCCTGAAATACAAAAAGGATTGAAAAAACTAAGCTTTAAATCTGAAAAATATAATATTAAATAGTTTTTAGGAGCTTAATCCCGCTTTCCGCACTCGCTATTTTGTGGATTTCGGCGGCGGCTTTGCCGCCGCCGAAATCCACAAAATGAGCTCAAACAAATGCTGCAATCGGGGCTAGTAATAATAACCCAAGCCTTGTCAAGGTTTTAAACCTTGACAAGGCTCATAAAATAATCAATAGAAACGGGCTAAAGCCCGTTTAGCCAAAACAAAATCAAACGGCTTTAGCCAAAACCTAAAGAAATATGAATTTAAAACTAAAACACTTACCACTTTTGCTTTTACCATTTTCTTTAAGCTTAAATGCTCAGGAAATCAAAGCAGAACTGAATAAAGAAGTTAAAAGAGTAGAAAAAATCTCATATATTTTAGATTATCCTCAAAAAGCAAAAGGCAATGTTCCTTTGATTGTCTTTCTTCACGGGTCAGGAGAAAGAGGTAATAATCTGGAATTGGTAAAAGCGCACAGTCCTTTTACCTACAAAAATCTGATTAAAGAACCTGTGGCAATTTTAGCTCCTCAATGTCCTGAAAATGCTTGGTGGGACACGGTAAGCGTTTATAATTTAATTAAAGAAATTCAGAGTAAATATAGAATTGATGCTTCCAGAATTTACCTTACAGGACTTTCGATGGGAGGTTGGGGAACACTGAAACTGGCAATGGAACATCCCGAAATGTTTGCTTCTGTAGTTTCTGTTTGTGCACCTACAGATCGTGTGATGTATGCGAATATTCATCAGTACAAAAATTTAAATATGAAAATCTTTCATGGCGGAATGGATGATGTCGTGTTGCCGGAAAATGCATTTAATTTTTACCAAGCGCTGCATCCGGTGAACCCATCTGCAGAATTGACAATTTTCCCGAATGATAATCACAATTCTTGGGATTCTACTTATTCAAATCCAGCGTTGTACGAATGGATGTTGTCTAAGAAAAAAGAATAATAATTGAATTAAATAATAAAAAAACTTTGAAAAATTAACTATTTAGTTTTTCTTTGTTTTAAATAGAATCATTGATAAGTAAAAAAATATAATTTAATAAGAAGTAAGATATATGAAATCGAAGATTCACGAATTCCTTAAAAAAATGAAGTAGTATGAGTAAAAAGTTAATTGTAATTGCAACTTTAGCATTAGCTCCTGTGTTTTCGGCGCAGGAAATGGTTACAAAGCCGGTTCAGTCTTATCAGACCGTACAATATCAATCAAAGAAAAAGGCTTTTGTTGATGCTCTTTTA
Coding sequences within it:
- a CDS encoding prolyl oligopeptidase family serine peptidase, which produces MNLKLKHLPLLLLPFSLSLNAQEIKAELNKEVKRVEKISYILDYPQKAKGNVPLIVFLHGSGERGNNLELVKAHSPFTYKNLIKEPVAILAPQCPENAWWDTVSVYNLIKEIQSKYRIDASRIYLTGLSMGGWGTLKLAMEHPEMFASVVSVCAPTDRVMYANIHQYKNLNMKIFHGGMDDVVLPENAFNFYQALHPVNPSAELTIFPNDNHNSWDSTYSNPALYEWMLSKKKE